CCTCTCCTCCGACGGCCACGACGTCGTCGTGCTCGACGCGCTGCTCCCCCAGGCGCACGACGGTGCGCCGGGGTGGACGCGCGACCACGAGTTCGTCGAGGGCGACGTCCGCGACCCCGACCTGCTCGCCCGGCTGCTGCCCGGCGTCGACGCCGTGTGCCACCAGGCGGCGATGGTCGGGCACGGCGTCGACCCGTCCGACGCGCCCGCGTACGCGAGCCACAACGACCTCGGCACCGCGGTGCTGCTGGCCGCGATGCACGCGGCGGGGATCGGGCGGCTCGTCCTCGCGGGGTCGATGGTCGTCTACGGCGAGGGCGCGTACACCTGCGCCGAGCACGGCCCGGTGCGCCCGGGCCCGCGCCGCTTCGCCGACATCGACGCCGGGCGGTTCGAGCCGCCGTGCCCGGTGTGCGGCGCGCCGCTGGAACCCGGGCTGGTGGGCGAGGACGCCCCGCTCGACCCGCGGTCGACCTACGCCGCGACGAAGCTCGCGCAGGAGCACCTGGCGTCCGCGTGGGCGCGGCAGACCGGCGGGTCGGTGTGGTCGCTGCGCTACCACAACGTCTACGGCCCGCGGATGCCCCGCGACACCCCCTACGCCGGGGTCGCGTCGATCTTCCGGTCGGCGCTGGAGCGCGGCGAGGCCCCCCGCGTCATGGAGGACGGGCGGCAGCGGCGCGACTTCGTGCACGTCACCGACGTGGCCGCGGCCAACGTGCTCGCGCTGGGCACCGACCCGGCCGAGGGCACGCTGGTGCCGGTGAACGTCTGCTCCGGCGAGCCGCACACCATCGGCGACCTCGCCGTCGCGCTGGCGGCGACCATCGACGGCCCGCCGCCGGTGATCGTCGGCGGGGCCCGCCCCGGCGACGTGCGGCACGTCGTCGCCGACCCCGCCCGGGCCCGCACCCTGCTGGGCTTCCACGCCCGGACCGGGTTCGCCGAGGGGGTGCGGGACTTCGCCACCGCGCCCCTGCGCTCCCCCGTCGGGGCGAGCTGACGGTTCACCGCGCCAACGGCAGCCGCACCTCGAACCGGCACCCCGGCCCGTGGTTCCGGGCGTCGATCTCCCCGGAGTGCGCCTCCACGAGCCCCCGCGCGATGGCCAGGCCCAGCCCGCTGTGGCCCTCGCCGTCGGGGGTGCGGGCGTCCTCGCCGCGGAAGGCGACCTCGAAGACCCGCCCGAGGTCGTCGGCGGGGATGCCGCCGCAGCCGTCGTCGACGCGCAGCCAGGCGCGGTCGCCGACCACCCCGGCCGCGACGACGACCGCACCGTCGGGCGGCGTGTGCCGGATCGCGTTGGACAGCAGGTTGCGCACGACGCGGGCGAGCTCCGGGTCGCTGCCGAGCACCACCGGCCACTGGCTGTCGGCCGCCGCCTCGACGCGCACGCCCTTCCGCGACGCCGCCACCCCCTCGACCGCGACGGCCTCGGAGACCACCTCGTGCAGCGGCACCTCCGACAGCGTCAGCGTCAGCGCGCCGGAGGTGATGCGCGAGAGCTGGAACAGGTCGTCGACCATCCCGGACAGGCGCACGGTCTCGCCGCGGATCCGGCGCGCGTACTCGGCGACCTCGTCGGGGTCGGAGACGACGCCGTCGGTCAGGGCCTCGCTCATCGCGCGGATCCCGGCGAGCGGGGTGCGCAGGTCGTGGCTGATCCAGGCCACCAGCTCGCGGCGCGACGCCTCGGCGACGCGCTCGGCGTCGTGGGCCTCGTGCAGCCACATCACGTCGTTGGCGATGCCGCGCCCGAGCATGAGCGCCGCGGGCACCGTGAACGCGGCCACCACCGCGCACACGACGAGGAACCCGCCCAGCTGCGGGGTGTACATGAACCCGCTGACGCCGATCACGCCGGCGAGGGTCGCGAGGACCGGCACCAGCACCAGCACGGTGACGGCCGCGGTGATCGAGTTGCGCCGCATCCGCGTCAGCAGCAGCGCGCCCAGCAGGGCGACCGGCACGGAGAACGCCAGCGCCAGCGGCACCGACGCCAGCAGCATCTCCATCACGGGGAACCGTCGTAGCGGTAGCCGACGCCCCACACGGTCGCGATCCGGACCGGTGACGTCGGGTCGATCTCGATCTTCTCGCGCAGCCTGCGGACGTGGACGGTGACGGTGGACTGGTCGCCGAAGTCCCAGCCCCAGACGCGCTCGAGCAGCTCGGCGCGGGTGAACGCCTGGCCGCGGCGGCGGACGAGGAAGGCGAGCAGGTCGAACTCGCGGACGGTCAGGGCGAGCTCGCGGTCGCCGATCGACGCGCGCCGCCCGGGGATGTCGACGCTCAGCTCCCCGTCGACGACGGGCTCGACGCCGGTCTCGCGCACCGGCCGCTCCCGCGAGCGCCGCAGCACCGCCGCGACGCGCAGCACCAGCTCGCGCGGGCTGAACGGCTTGGTGACGTAGTCGTCGGCGCCCAGCTCCAGGCCGAGGACGCGGTCCTCCTCCTCGCCGAGCGCGGTGAGCATGACGATCGGGACGCCGACCGACCCCCGCCGCAACCTGCGGCACACCTCGAGCCCGCCGAGCCGGGGCAGCATGAGGTCGAGGACGACGACGTCGGGCGTCCGCTCCGCGACGGCGCGCAGCGCGGCCTCCCCGTCCCCGGCGACGTCGACGCGGTAGCCGGCCCGGTCGAGGTAACGGCTCACGACGTCGCGGACGGTCGTGTCGTCGTCCACGACCAGCGCGAGCGGGCGGTCGGTCATGACGCCGAGGCTAGCCGCGGCGCGGGGGAGTCCCTGCGGACGTCACAGAGCGGTAATCCGCTCACCCGACGTCACCGATCGGTAAGCCGTTTCACCGCGCGGCGCTCCGCCGACCGGCCTAGCTTCACGATCATGGACCAGCTCGTCGACGTGATCCTCCCCTGCCTGGACGAGGCGCAGGCGCTGCCCGGGGTGCTGCGGGCGCTGCCTCCGGGGTTCCGCCCGCTCGTCGTGGACAACGGATCGCGCGACGGCACCCCCGACGTCGCCGCGGGCCTCGGTGCGCGGGTGGTGCACGAGGCCCGGAAGGGCTACGGCGCCGCGGTGCACGCCGGGCTGGAGGCCGCGACCACCGACGTCGTCGCCTTCCTCGACGCCGACGGCTCGCTCGACCCGGCCGAGCTGCCGGGGATGGTCGCGCTGCTCGACGGGGGCACCGGGAACGCGGACCTGGTCGCCGGGCGCCGCAGGCCGCAGGGCCGCGGCGCGTGGCCGTGGCACGCGCGGGCGGGCAACGCCGCGATCTCCGCCCTGCTGCGTCGCCGGGGCGTGCCGGTGCACGACATCGCGCCGGTCCGGGTCGCCCGGCGCACCGCGCTGCTCGACCTCGGCGTCGCCGACCGCGCCTTCGGCTACCCGCTGGAGCTGCTGGTCCGCGCCGGGGCCGCCGGATGGCGGATCACCGAGGTCGACGTCGCCTACCGGCCCCGCACCGGCGGCCGCTCGAAGGTGTCGGGCTCGGTCCGCGGCACCGTCCGCGCCGCCCGCGACATGGCCGGGGTGCTGCGGTGACGGCCCTGCTCGTGCTGGCCAAGGCCCCCGTCCCCGGCCTGGTCAAGACCCGCCTGTGCCCGCCGCTGGAGCCCGCGGCCGCCGCCGACCTGGCCGCCGCCGCGCTGCTCGACAGCCTCGACGCGGCGTCGGGCGTACCCGGTGCGACGCCGGTGGCCGTGCTGACCGGTGACCCGTCGCGCGCCGCCCGCGGCCCCGAGGTGCGCGCCGCGCTCAGCGCGGTCCGGGTGGTCCCCCAGCGCGGCGACGGGCTCGGCGCCCGCATCGCCGCCGCCCACGCCGACGCCGCGGCGCTGCTGCCCGGCCGCCCGACGCTGCAGATCGGCATGGACACCCCGCAGGTCACCGCCGGCCTGCTGGCCGACGCCGCCGACCGGCTCAGCGGCGTCGACGCCGTGCTCGGCCTCGCCCTCGACGGCGGCTGGTGGGCGCTGGGCCTGCGCGACCCCGCGGCGGCGTCCCTGGTCGCCGACGTCCCGACCTCGCGCGACGACACCGGCACCCGCACCCTCGCCGCCCTGCGCGCCGCCGGGCTGCGGGTGCACCTGCTGCCCGAGCTGTCCGACGTCGACACGATCGACGACGCACTGGCCGTCGCCGCGCTCGCCCCCGGCACCCGCTTCGCCGCCGCGCTCCGGTGCCTGCCCGTCCCGGCCGGGCGCCGGTGACGACCTCCTTCGCCCGGGCTCTCGCGGGCCACGACGCCGAGCTCGTGCGCAGCGACGGCGGGACCGCCCGGCTCGACGTCGACCGGTGGCGCGGTGCGGCGGCCGGCGAGGACGCCTGGCTGATCGAGCGCTGCCGAGGGTCCACGATCGACCTCGGCTGCGGACCCGGACGGCTCGTCGAGGCCCTGGTCGCCCGCGGCATCGAGACCCTCGGCGTCGACGTGTCCCCGGAGGCGGTGGCCCAGTGCGCCGGCCGCGGCGTCCCCGTCCTGCACGCCGACGTCTTCGGGGAGCTGCCCCGCGAGGGCCTGTGGTCGCACGCGCTGCTCGCCGACGGCAACCTCGGCATCGGCGGCGACCCGGCCGCGCTGCTGCACCGCGCGGCCCGGATCGTCGAGCCGGGCGGCACCGTGATCGTCGAGCTCGATCCGGCCGAGCCGGGTCTGTGGCGCGGCGAGGCCCGCGTCCGCAGCCGCGACGACCTCACCCCGCCGTTCCCGTGGGCCTGCGCCGGGCCCGCGGCGCTCCCGGAGCTCGCGGCCGGGGCGGGCCTGCGGGCCGGGGCGCACTACCGGGGGGTGCGCCAGTTCGTGGAGCTCACCGTGCTGCGGAGCCACGCCGATGCCGGGAGGGGGTGTCGGCACCGACGCGGCCCGCTGGTCCCGGAGCGCGGGGCACCGCGCGGGACCAGGTGAACGAGACCACCCCGGCGGACGATCCGCAAGACCCGGATGGATCAGTACACACAGGACGCAACGTGCCGGACCGGACCGGCCACCGACGGTGACGTCCCCGGCGGGCCGCCCGGACGGCATCGCCCGATCGCACGCACGGGGCACGCCGCCCGGGTCAGCCGGACTCGCCGCCGAGGGTCACGTCGACCGGCTGCCCGTCCACGACGAGGGTGACGAGGTCGCCCGGGGCGTTCTCGCGGATCGCCGCGATCAGGTCGTTGCCGTTGGTGACGACCCGGTCGCCGACCCGCGTGACGACCTGTCCCTGCCGGATCCCGGCCAGCTCGGCCGGTCCGCCGGGGACGATGCTGTTGAGCACCGCGCCGCTGAGCTCCTGCGCGTTGCCCGCGTTGACGCCGGCGCCGAGGATCGCGCGGGTGGCGCGCCCGGTGTCCTCCAGCTCCTGCGCGGTGCGCCGGGCCTGGTTGACGGGGATCGCGAACCCGACGCCGATCGACCCGCCCTCCGCACCGGTCGTCGCGATCACGGAGTTGATGCCGACGACGCGGCCCTGCATGTCGGTCAGCGGGCCGCCGGAGTTGCCGGGGTTGATGGCGGCGTCGGTCTGCAGCGCGCTGAGCACCGTGGCCTCGCTGGCCCCCGACTCCTCCCCCACGCTCACGGCCCGGTCGACCGCGCTGACGATCCCGGTCGTCACCGTGCCGCCCAGCCCCAGCGGGGAGCCGAACGCGACGACCTGCTGGCCGACGCGCACCGCGTCGGAGTCGCCGAACTCGATCGGCGTCAGCCCGGAGACCCCGCGGGCGCGGATCACGGCGAGGTCGGAGCCCGGATCGAGACCGACGACGTCGGCCGGGGCGGTGCTGCCGTCCTGGAACACCGCGAGGATGGCGCCGCCGCCGGTGGAGGCCTCGACGACGTGGTTGTTGGTGAGGATCAGCCCGTCGCCCGAGAGCACCATCCCCGAGCCCTCGCCCGCGGCCGTGGGGCCCTGCACGAGCAGCCGGACGACCGACGGCAGCACCCGCTGCGCCACCGCCTCCACCGGGCTGAGGGGGGTCGTCGAGGCGTCGGGGGCGGGCAGGGGCGCGCCGAGCACCCCGGACGACCCGCCGCTCCCGCTCCCGCCGCCCGCGAGCGTGGCGCCGACGGCACCGCCCACCCCGCCGCCGAGCAGCGCGGCGACCAGGCCGACCGCGACGAGCGCACCCCGGCCGGTGCGGCGCTGCGCCGGGGGGGCCTGCGGGGGGCCGTACGCCCCCACGGCCGAGTGGGCGCCGCTGCCCTGGACGCCCCCGCCCTGGTTGCCGCCGCCCTGGTTGCCGCCGCCGTTCCCCGGGTAGGTGCCGCCGCCGTAGGCACCGCCGCCGTACCCGCCGCCGGGGGCCCCGTAGGTGCCCGGGGCCGCCGCCTGTCCGCCGCCCTGCGCGTACTGGGCCGATCCGGTGTGGGCCGACCCGGCCTGGGCCGACCCGTACTGCGCTGCTCCGTACTGGCCCGGTCCCGGCTGGCCGGATCCGTACCGGCCCGACGCCGGCTGGACCGAGCCGTACTGGCCCGATCCGTGACGGCCGTCGGTCCCGTACGGCGCACCGGGCCCGTACTGCGCGGTGGCCCCGGGCCGGACGGCCGGACCGGCGCCCTGCCCCCCCGCAGCGGCCTGCTGACCGGTCCCCGCGGCGGGCGTGCCCGGCCGGGCGTACGGGTCGGCCTCGGCGGGGGCGCCGGTGTCGGGTCGGGGGTGGAAGGTCGTCTCGGCTGCGCGATCCGGGCGGGGCTCGCCGGGGCCGGGGGTGTCGTTCGACATGACCTCACCACGTTCGGGGGCTCGCCGGTCGCGGACCCGCCACGCCAGCGTAGGACGGTCCCGACGCTACTGCCCGCTCGGCGGGAGCCCTCCCGGGGAACGGCCCGGCAGCCGCATCGCCATCAGCGCCCCGCCGCCGGGTGCCCGGCCCGCCCACACCGCGCCGAGGTGCCGCATCGCGACCTGCCGCACGATCGCCAGCCCCAGCCCGGATCCGGGCATGGTCCGGGCGCGGTCGGCCCGGTAGAAGCGGTCGAACACGCGCGGCAGGTCCTCCTCGGCGATGCCCGGCCCCTCGTCGGCCACCTCCAGCAGCACCGACCACCCGTCGAGCTGCCGCATCCGGACCGTGACCGTGCCCCCGGCGGGGCTCCACTTGACCGCGTTGTCGAGCAGGTTGAGC
This sequence is a window from Pseudonocardia petroleophila. Protein-coding genes within it:
- a CDS encoding NAD-dependent epimerase/dehydratase family protein, translated to MRILITGGAGFVGSHVADHLSSDGHDVVVLDALLPQAHDGAPGWTRDHEFVEGDVRDPDLLARLLPGVDAVCHQAAMVGHGVDPSDAPAYASHNDLGTAVLLAAMHAAGIGRLVLAGSMVVYGEGAYTCAEHGPVRPGPRRFADIDAGRFEPPCPVCGAPLEPGLVGEDAPLDPRSTYAATKLAQEHLASAWARQTGGSVWSLRYHNVYGPRMPRDTPYAGVASIFRSALERGEAPRVMEDGRQRRDFVHVTDVAAANVLALGTDPAEGTLVPVNVCSGEPHTIGDLAVALAATIDGPPPVIVGGARPGDVRHVVADPARARTLLGFHARTGFAEGVRDFATAPLRSPVGAS
- a CDS encoding sensor histidine kinase; the protein is MEMLLASVPLALAFSVPVALLGALLLTRMRRNSITAAVTVLVLVPVLATLAGVIGVSGFMYTPQLGGFLVVCAVVAAFTVPAALMLGRGIANDVMWLHEAHDAERVAEASRRELVAWISHDLRTPLAGIRAMSEALTDGVVSDPDEVAEYARRIRGETVRLSGMVDDLFQLSRITSGALTLTLSEVPLHEVVSEAVAVEGVAASRKGVRVEAAADSQWPVVLGSDPELARVVRNLLSNAIRHTPPDGAVVVAAGVVGDRAWLRVDDGCGGIPADDLGRVFEVAFRGEDARTPDGEGHSGLGLAIARGLVEAHSGEIDARNHGPGCRFEVRLPLAR
- a CDS encoding response regulator transcription factor — translated: MTDRPLALVVDDDTTVRDVVSRYLDRAGYRVDVAGDGEAALRAVAERTPDVVVLDLMLPRLGGLEVCRRLRRGSVGVPIVMLTALGEEEDRVLGLELGADDYVTKPFSPRELVLRVAAVLRRSRERPVRETGVEPVVDGELSVDIPGRRASIGDRELALTVREFDLLAFLVRRRGQAFTRAELLERVWGWDFGDQSTVTVHVRRLREKIEIDPTSPVRIATVWGVGYRYDGSP
- a CDS encoding glycosyltransferase family 2 protein — encoded protein: MDQLVDVILPCLDEAQALPGVLRALPPGFRPLVVDNGSRDGTPDVAAGLGARVVHEARKGYGAAVHAGLEAATTDVVAFLDADGSLDPAELPGMVALLDGGTGNADLVAGRRRPQGRGAWPWHARAGNAAISALLRRRGVPVHDIAPVRVARRTALLDLGVADRAFGYPLELLVRAGAAGWRITEVDVAYRPRTGGRSKVSGSVRGTVRAARDMAGVLR
- a CDS encoding TIGR04282 family arsenosugar biosynthesis glycosyltransferase, which codes for MTALLVLAKAPVPGLVKTRLCPPLEPAAAADLAAAALLDSLDAASGVPGATPVAVLTGDPSRAARGPEVRAALSAVRVVPQRGDGLGARIAAAHADAAALLPGRPTLQIGMDTPQVTAGLLADAADRLSGVDAVLGLALDGGWWALGLRDPAAASLVADVPTSRDDTGTRTLAALRAAGLRVHLLPELSDVDTIDDALAVAALAPGTRFAAALRCLPVPAGRR
- a CDS encoding methyltransferase domain-containing protein is translated as MTTSFARALAGHDAELVRSDGGTARLDVDRWRGAAAGEDAWLIERCRGSTIDLGCGPGRLVEALVARGIETLGVDVSPEAVAQCAGRGVPVLHADVFGELPREGLWSHALLADGNLGIGGDPAALLHRAARIVEPGGTVIVELDPAEPGLWRGEARVRSRDDLTPPFPWACAGPAALPELAAGAGLRAGAHYRGVRQFVELTVLRSHADAGRGCRHRRGPLVPERGAPRGTR
- a CDS encoding S1C family serine protease yields the protein MSNDTPGPGEPRPDRAAETTFHPRPDTGAPAEADPYARPGTPAAGTGQQAAAGGQGAGPAVRPGATAQYGPGAPYGTDGRHGSGQYGSVQPASGRYGSGQPGPGQYGAAQYGSAQAGSAHTGSAQYAQGGGQAAAPGTYGAPGGGYGGGAYGGGTYPGNGGGNQGGGNQGGGVQGSGAHSAVGAYGPPQAPPAQRRTGRGALVAVGLVAALLGGGVGGAVGATLAGGGSGSGGSSGVLGAPLPAPDASTTPLSPVEAVAQRVLPSVVRLLVQGPTAAGEGSGMVLSGDGLILTNNHVVEASTGGGAILAVFQDGSTAPADVVGLDPGSDLAVIRARGVSGLTPIEFGDSDAVRVGQQVVAFGSPLGLGGTVTTGIVSAVDRAVSVGEESGASEATVLSALQTDAAINPGNSGGPLTDMQGRVVGINSVIATTGAEGGSIGVGFAIPVNQARRTAQELEDTGRATRAILGAGVNAGNAQELSGAVLNSIVPGGPAELAGIRQGQVVTRVGDRVVTNGNDLIAAIRENAPGDLVTLVVDGQPVDVTLGGESG